A stretch of Henckelia pumila isolate YLH828 chromosome 4, ASM3356847v2, whole genome shotgun sequence DNA encodes these proteins:
- the LOC140861167 gene encoding uncharacterized protein has translation MERFFDIVHVPDTTVLTLKRKIRNVLGRHKLHIKDIRGQGYNGASNMRGSWNGLQAFFLSIGTGLNQIGTLQRAGKTRWSSHFESICSMIDMYKSMIIVLEHMVEEASSNSVRGKLQIMGVTDLLCRALQEKCLDILNAMNLVSTTKALFHTLRAEGYDILLMIVQSVCENNGIEMPDMSACYRCGTGHSCQKRDSITFEYHYRFDVFNAAIDFQVEELNSRFNDGAIELLRLSVGLEPRDNFKLFNVDDIFNLAEKFYPGYFNEQELHYLRSQLEHYKFDIIHHERFQNIYTISELCRRLVETEKAKHYHLIDRLIRLVLTLPFFTSKTEQLFSAMKLLKTSLQNKMEEDFLADSMIIYIEREFTVKIDTDSIIDEFYSMKTAGHIFNNFILFDNIISYFFS, from the exons ATGGAGCGTTTCTTTGATATTGTGCATGTTCCTGACACCACTGTGTTAACACTTAAAAGAAAAATACGTAATGTGCTTGGGCGACATAAGTTGCATATCAAAGATATTCGGGGTCAAGGATACAATGGAGCAAGCAACATGCGTGGCTCTTGGAACGGACTGCAAGCTTTTTTTCTGAG cATAGGTACTGGCCTTAATCAGATTGGTACTTTGCAAAGAGCTGGGAAGACGCGTTGGAGTTCTCATTTTGAGTCAATTTGTAGTATGATAGATATGTACAAGTCCATGATTATCGTGCTTGAACACATGGTGGAGGAAGCATCTTCGAATTCTGTACGGGGGAAGCTGCAG ATTATGGGGGTGACAGATTTGCTTTGTCGAGCTTTGCAAGAGAAGTGTTTAGACATATTAAATGCAATGAATCTTGTCTCAACTACAAAAGCTTTGTTTCATACTTTGAGAGCAGAAGGTTATGATATTCTTCTAATGATTGTGCAATCAGTTTGTGAAAATAATGGTATTGAGATGCCGGATATGAGTGCTTGTTATAGGTGTGGTACAGGACATTCGTGCCAGAAAAGAGACTCTATTACATTTGAGTATCATTATCGTTTTGATGTATTTAATGCTGCAATAGATTTTCAAGTGGAAGAGTTAAATAGTAGATTCAATGATGGGGCTATTGAACTTCTCAGACTTAGCGTTGGTTTGGAACCTCGAGACAACTTTAAGTTGTTCAATGTTGATGATATTTTCAATCTTGCAGAGAAATTCTATCCTGGTTATTTCAATGAACAAGAGCTACATTATTTGAGAAGTCAGTTGGAACATTATAAGTTTGATATAATTCATCATGAAAGGTTTCAGAATATCTATACAATTTCTGAATTATGTCGACGATTAGTAGAGACTGAAAAGGCAAAGCATTATCACTTGATTGACAGGCTGATTCGTCTTGTTCTAACGCTTCCTTTTTTTACTTCAAAAACAGAACAATTATTTTCAGCTATGAAACTTCTTAAAACTTCTCTTCAAAATAAGATGGAAGAAGATTTTTTGGCAGATTCTATGATTATCTACATTGAAAGAGAATTTACCGTGAAGATCGACACTGATTCAATAATTGATGAGTTTTATTCTATGAAAACCGCAGGGCACATCTTCAATAATTTTATCTTGTTCGataatattatatcatatttttttagTTAA